The Myxococcales bacterium genome includes a region encoding these proteins:
- a CDS encoding metallophosphoesterase → MFRLAHVTDPHFRAFGLAGLSLRGLLGKRLLGAANIVVNRWRKHRMDLLESLGQHLAAQRPDHVALTGDVGNVAWVSEWQAGRRWLERYAGPPADVTVIPGNHDAYVNDVTRTGAFESLFAAYQHAERGGGGAAGTDSREAYPFVRVRGPLALVAVNTCVPTGDFGAWGEIGPAQLRRLEAILGDDDVRRRVRVVLMHHPPVVHRKGEDRNLRDRGALAEVLARVGADLVLHGHDHRDEAAVLEGPRGSRIMAVGAGSASYAGPAEGRARYNVYGFREDGRGIELHTYAHDARERSFVEVSRKTLAP, encoded by the coding sequence ATGTTTCGATTGGCCCATGTCACCGACCCCCACTTCCGCGCTTTTGGCCTCGCGGGCCTGTCACTGCGAGGGCTTCTGGGAAAGCGTCTTCTCGGGGCGGCGAACATCGTCGTCAACCGTTGGCGCAAGCACCGGATGGACCTGCTCGAGAGCCTCGGGCAGCACCTGGCGGCGCAGCGCCCGGACCACGTGGCGCTCACGGGTGACGTGGGCAACGTGGCGTGGGTGTCCGAGTGGCAGGCGGGGCGCCGGTGGCTCGAACGGTACGCGGGCCCGCCGGCAGACGTCACGGTCATTCCGGGCAACCACGATGCGTACGTAAACGACGTCACCCGTACGGGTGCCTTCGAGTCTCTCTTTGCCGCCTACCAGCACGCCGAGCGCGGGGGTGGAGGTGCGGCGGGGACCGACAGCCGCGAGGCGTACCCCTTCGTTCGTGTACGAGGACCTCTCGCCCTGGTGGCGGTGAACACCTGCGTGCCCACGGGAGACTTCGGGGCTTGGGGTGAGATCGGTCCTGCCCAACTGCGCCGCCTAGAGGCCATTTTGGGGGACGATGACGTGCGTCGTCGCGTCCGCGTGGTGTTGATGCATCACCCCCCGGTGGTTCACCGCAAAGGGGAGGACCGGAACCTCAGGGACCGGGGGGCGCTGGCCGAGGTCCTCGCCCGGGTGGGCGCGGACCTCGTCTTGCACGGCCACGACCACCGGGACGAGGCGGCCGTTCTCGAAGGGCCTCGGGGCAGCCGCATCATGGCGGTTGGGGCAGGGTCGGCCTCGTACGCGGGCCCTGCGGAGGGGCGCGCCCGCTACAACGTCTACGGGTTCCGTGAGGACGGCCGGGGTATCGAGCTTCACACCTACGCCCACGATGCGCGGGAGCGGAGCTTCGTCGAGGTGAGCCGCAAAACGCTCGCGCCCTGA
- a CDS encoding MFS transporter, whose protein sequence is MSLHAEFRGLHRGVWVLSGIRLVVTWGFSMVLPLLTWHLATQRGVSAVTAGLIWTVANAFGAVMQWLAGELSDRLGRKPLMFVASLLRVLNLLALGYAIAEQAPIPVIGSLCVANGILRAFFDPVANALVADLVPDTQRVAAFSLQRLGTNVGWSAGPVVAGLALTGGIAYSRLFYWSAPVTLLAAGGLLLIPSQRRGRPREPGEGNGRLANLLAYRHDHRLLWFLAGTFAFFVLQAQMFVTLSYYAARTLHLTQVQVTHLYTLNGLLVVALQLPAVAFIRRIGRQRALLLGCLGYAVSYAAVGLALGHASLLLCVAAVTLSEVVLAPSQQATVPSLAPAGRIGAYSGIFGLAQITGQSAGPLLGAFVLDSVPPRTAWFALALFGVLAAICYRTGSQAASPAPETRI, encoded by the coding sequence GTGTCGCTCCACGCTGAATTTCGCGGCCTCCATCGGGGCGTATGGGTACTTTCGGGCATCCGCCTGGTCGTGACCTGGGGCTTTTCGATGGTGCTGCCCTTGCTCACGTGGCACCTCGCCACCCAGCGCGGGGTCTCGGCCGTGACCGCGGGTCTCATTTGGACCGTTGCGAATGCCTTCGGGGCCGTGATGCAGTGGCTGGCCGGAGAGCTCTCGGATCGCCTCGGGCGCAAGCCCCTGATGTTCGTGGCCAGTTTGCTCCGCGTGCTGAACCTCCTGGCGCTGGGTTACGCGATCGCCGAACAGGCCCCGATTCCGGTCATCGGCAGCCTCTGTGTAGCCAACGGCATCCTGAGGGCCTTCTTCGACCCCGTGGCCAACGCGCTCGTGGCCGACCTCGTGCCCGACACCCAGAGGGTGGCTGCCTTCTCCTTGCAGCGGCTCGGCACCAACGTCGGCTGGTCCGCGGGTCCCGTGGTGGCCGGCTTGGCTCTGACGGGGGGGATCGCCTATAGCCGCCTCTTCTATTGGAGCGCGCCCGTGACCTTGCTGGCGGCGGGCGGCTTGCTGTTGATCCCCTCACAGCGGCGGGGGCGCCCCCGCGAGCCGGGGGAGGGGAACGGACGGCTGGCCAACCTGCTCGCCTACCGTCACGACCACCGCCTGCTGTGGTTCCTCGCGGGCACCTTCGCTTTCTTCGTTCTCCAGGCGCAGATGTTCGTGACCCTCTCCTATTACGCAGCGCGCACCCTGCACCTCACCCAGGTCCAGGTCACCCATCTGTACACTCTGAACGGGCTCCTGGTGGTGGCGCTCCAGCTGCCCGCAGTGGCCTTCATTCGGCGGATCGGGCGGCAGCGCGCCCTGCTTTTGGGCTGCTTGGGCTACGCCGTCTCCTATGCGGCCGTGGGCTTGGCCCTGGGGCACGCGTCGCTGCTCCTCTGCGTGGCCGCCGTGACCCTGTCCGAGGTGGTTTTGGCTCCCAGCCAACAGGCCACCGTTCCCTCTTTGGCGCCTGCGGGCCGGATCGGCGCCTACAGCGGCATCTTCGGCTTGGCCCAAATCACCGGACAATCGGCGGGTCCGCTGCTCGGCGCCTTCGTCCTCGACAGCGTTCCGCCGAGGACTGCCTGGTTTGCATTGGCCCTCTTCGGCGTCCTCGCCGCCATCTGCTATCGTACGGGCTCCCAAGCGGCCTCCCCGGCCCCCGAAACACGCATTTAA
- the pdhA gene encoding pyruvate dehydrogenase (acetyl-transferring) E1 component subunit alpha, protein MSRIEREVLQEEEKAKLLKYYRDMLGIRRVEEASAKAYSQQKIGGFLHLYIGQEAVGVGAVAALQPTDYVMTSYRDHGLAYAKGMSARAIMAELFAKETGCSKGLGGSMHFFDKENGFLGGWGIVGAHLPLATGVAFASKYRGDGRVCLCFYGDGAASQGAAHEAMSLAALWKLPVVFICENNMYSMGTPLSRSLSVEDTSQKALAYGMARDRFDGNDVLLVRDRIGEAVRRAREESLPTLIEIRCYRYRGHSMSDPGLYRTKEEVEEMKKQDCLLIARTYLEKLGVGEDKFKAIEAEVKAEVDDAVKFADESPVLPAERLEEFVTVD, encoded by the coding sequence ATGAGCCGAATCGAGCGCGAGGTACTGCAAGAAGAAGAGAAGGCGAAACTCCTCAAATACTACCGCGACATGCTGGGCATCCGTCGCGTGGAGGAGGCTTCGGCCAAGGCGTATTCGCAGCAGAAGATTGGCGGCTTCCTTCATCTTTATATCGGCCAGGAGGCCGTGGGCGTAGGCGCGGTGGCGGCTCTTCAGCCCACCGACTACGTCATGACCTCTTACCGGGACCACGGCCTGGCCTACGCCAAGGGCATGTCGGCCCGGGCCATCATGGCTGAACTCTTTGCCAAGGAGACGGGCTGCTCGAAGGGTCTCGGCGGCTCGATGCACTTTTTCGACAAGGAAAACGGCTTCCTGGGCGGCTGGGGCATCGTCGGAGCTCACTTGCCCCTGGCGACCGGTGTGGCATTCGCCTCGAAGTACCGAGGCGACGGCCGCGTTTGCCTGTGCTTTTACGGCGACGGAGCCGCCAGCCAAGGCGCCGCCCACGAGGCCATGTCGCTCGCGGCCCTGTGGAAGCTGCCCGTGGTGTTCATCTGCGAGAACAACATGTACTCGATGGGCACCCCGCTTTCGCGCTCGCTCTCGGTAGAGGACACGTCTCAAAAAGCGCTTGCTTACGGCATGGCCCGTGATCGCTTCGATGGCAACGACGTGCTCTTGGTGCGCGACCGCATCGGCGAGGCCGTACGGCGCGCCCGCGAAGAATCCTTGCCCACCCTCATCGAGATTCGCTGCTACCGCTACCGTGGTCACTCGATGTCGGACCCAGGCCTCTACCGCACCAAGGAAGAGGTCGAGGAGATGAAGAAGCAGGACTGTCTGCTCATTGCGCGCACCTATCTCGAGAAGTTGGGCGTGGGTGAAGACAAGTTCAAGGCGATCGAGGCTGAAGTGAAGGCCGAGGTGGACGATGCCGTGAAGTTCGCCGACGAAAGCCCGGTTCTTCCCGCAGAACGCCTGGAAGAGTTCGTCACCGTGGACTGA
- a CDS encoding pyruvate dehydrogenase complex E1 component subunit beta yields the protein MRTVQFREAVREAMSEEMERDESIFLMGEEVGFYNGAYKVSQGMLEKFGERRVIDSPITECGFAGLGIGAAMVGLRPIIEFMTWNFSMVAYDQLINHAAKTFQMSGGQINVPIVFRGPNGPANQLGAQHSQATESLFTHVPGLKVIAPGTPKDAKGLLKSAIRDNNPICFMESEVMYGDTGEIPDGEYTIPIGVGDIKREGSDCTIIAWSKMVKVALQTAEALAAEGIEAEVLDPRTLRPLDEDLIVQSVKKTGRCVIIEEAWPFNGVGSEIAYRIQSRCFDDLDHPVERLNSLDVPAPYHRQIEMSIRPNAEKAAKLVKKVLYLE from the coding sequence ATGCGTACGGTTCAGTTCCGAGAAGCAGTTCGCGAAGCCATGTCGGAAGAGATGGAACGCGATGAGTCGATCTTCCTCATGGGCGAGGAAGTTGGCTTCTACAACGGCGCCTACAAGGTGTCCCAAGGCATGCTCGAGAAGTTCGGCGAGCGCCGCGTGATCGACTCGCCTATCACCGAGTGCGGCTTCGCCGGTCTCGGCATTGGCGCGGCGATGGTGGGCCTACGCCCCATCATCGAGTTCATGACGTGGAACTTCTCCATGGTGGCCTACGATCAGCTGATCAACCACGCCGCCAAAACCTTCCAGATGTCGGGCGGTCAGATCAACGTGCCCATCGTCTTCCGCGGCCCGAACGGCCCTGCGAACCAGCTTGGCGCGCAGCATAGCCAGGCCACGGAGTCGCTCTTCACCCACGTGCCGGGCCTCAAGGTGATCGCCCCCGGAACCCCGAAGGACGCCAAGGGCCTCCTCAAGAGCGCCATCCGCGACAACAACCCCATCTGCTTCATGGAATCCGAGGTCATGTACGGTGACACCGGCGAGATTCCCGATGGCGAATACACCATCCCAATCGGCGTGGGTGACATCAAGCGCGAAGGCAGCGACTGCACGATCATCGCTTGGTCGAAGATGGTGAAGGTGGCTCTCCAAACCGCCGAGGCCCTCGCCGCCGAAGGGATCGAGGCCGAGGTGTTGGACCCACGCACGCTGCGCCCCCTCGACGAAGACTTGATCGTTCAGTCCGTCAAGAAGACCGGTCGCTGCGTGATCATCGAAGAAGCCTGGCCGTTCAACGGCGTGGGCTCCGAGATAGCGTACAGGATTCAGAGTCGTTGCTTCGACGATCTCGACCATCCCGTCGAGCGCTTGAACAGCCTGGACGTGCCGGCGCCTTACCACCGCCAGATCGAGATGTCGATCCGGCCGAATGCCGAGAAGGCTGCCAAGCTCGTCAAGAAGGTTCTCTACCTCGAGTAG
- a CDS encoding pyruvate dehydrogenase complex dihydrolipoamide acetyltransferase: protein MAQLVDMPKLSDTMKEGVLRKWTKQEGDSIEPGDVIAEVETDKATMDFEAFDSGVLLKRLVADGATVPVGAPIAIFGEAGEDTSALEAEAQGRKGGAAAKPAGNGASKAPPASAQAPTAAPAPAAPAVQPKPAPAATAPRASEAAPAPKAAPTQGRVLASPLARRLADELGVDIRAVSGTGPGGRVVERDVRAAAAAPAPAAAPAPAAAPAPSGPADANLPNPLVPERRTAPRPEAAVAPSEDTVIPLTLMRKTIARRLLESKTQIPHFYLTADVDMDAAMGFRQQVSEVHGAKLSVNDLILKAVALGLKRNPECNASWTDEGIVRYARIDISMAVAIDEGLLTPVLRNVDKKTLGQIAEEARALATKARDRKLRPEEMTGGTFSVSNLGMMGIRDFSAIINPPESAILAVGTVRKEPVVKDDKIVIGQRMALTLSCDHRVIDGALGAKLLQTIVGILERPMTLAF, encoded by the coding sequence ATGGCTCAGCTCGTCGACATGCCCAAGCTCTCCGACACCATGAAGGAAGGTGTCCTGCGCAAGTGGACCAAGCAGGAGGGAGACAGCATCGAACCTGGCGACGTCATCGCCGAGGTGGAGACCGACAAGGCCACCATGGACTTCGAGGCTTTCGATTCGGGCGTGCTGCTCAAGCGGCTCGTGGCCGACGGCGCCACAGTGCCCGTGGGCGCGCCCATTGCCATCTTCGGCGAGGCCGGTGAGGACACCTCGGCCCTCGAAGCCGAGGCCCAAGGCCGCAAGGGTGGCGCCGCCGCAAAGCCCGCCGGGAACGGCGCCAGCAAGGCCCCTCCCGCCTCCGCCCAGGCCCCCACGGCCGCACCGGCGCCCGCCGCGCCTGCCGTTCAGCCGAAGCCCGCCCCCGCCGCAACTGCGCCGCGCGCATCCGAGGCCGCACCTGCACCCAAAGCCGCACCTACGCAGGGACGCGTCCTGGCCTCTCCCCTCGCCCGCCGTCTGGCCGACGAGCTCGGCGTGGACATCCGCGCCGTCTCGGGTACCGGTCCTGGTGGGCGCGTCGTGGAGCGCGACGTGCGGGCCGCCGCCGCAGCCCCTGCTCCTGCCGCAGCCCCTGCTCCCGCCGCAGCCCCTGCTCCCTCAGGTCCTGCCGACGCCAACCTGCCGAACCCCCTCGTGCCCGAGCGCCGCACGGCGCCTCGGCCTGAAGCGGCCGTGGCCCCGTCGGAAGACACCGTCATTCCGCTCACGCTCATGCGCAAGACCATCGCGCGGCGTCTGCTGGAATCCAAAACGCAGATCCCGCATTTTTACCTCACCGCCGACGTGGACATGGATGCCGCGATGGGCTTCCGGCAGCAGGTGAGCGAGGTGCACGGCGCGAAGCTCTCGGTCAACGATCTCATCCTCAAGGCCGTGGCGCTCGGCCTCAAGCGCAACCCCGAGTGCAACGCCTCGTGGACCGACGAGGGCATCGTACGTTACGCGCGGATCGACATCAGCATGGCCGTGGCCATCGACGAAGGTCTGCTGACCCCGGTGCTGCGCAACGTTGACAAGAAGACGTTGGGACAGATCGCGGAAGAAGCCCGAGCGCTCGCGACGAAGGCCCGCGACCGCAAATTGCGCCCCGAGGAGATGACGGGGGGAACGTTCTCCGTGTCGAACCTGGGCATGATGGGCATTCGCGACTTCAGTGCGATCATCAACCCACCCGAGTCGGCCATCTTGGCCGTGGGCACGGTTCGCAAGGAGCCCGTGGTCAAGGACGACAAGATCGTGATCGGCCAGCGCATGGCATTGACCCTCTCGTGTGACCACCGCGTGATCGACGGGGCCCTTGGCGCGAAGCTGCTCCAGACCATCGTGGGCATCCTCGAGCGCCCGATGACCCTTGCCTTCTGA
- the lpdA gene encoding dihydrolipoyl dehydrogenase: protein MAEKFDLVVIGAGPGGYVAALRAAQLGLKTACVERERAGGICLNWGCIPTKALLKSAAAMRTVKHAGDFGIKIGGEITFDWTQVIKRSRGVSDKLAGGVEHLFRKYGVEHITGSATLTGRGRMDVKTAGGLRTLEAPRIIVATGARARALPGITPDGERIITYREAMVLPERPDSVVVIGAGAIGCEFADFWNAFGAEVTIVEAAPRIVPVEDEEVSEALTRAFKKKGIKVNAGCKVTSVKVEGQKVTTTFEGANGKSQTVVSDRLLLAAGVQANTEGMGLEGMGVQLDRGFIKADRSTYQTTSPGIYAIGDCAGPPMLAHKASSEAIACVEKMAGAHHPGVNYGAIPGCTYCEPEIASIGKTEKQAQDAGLDIAVGRFPFSVNGKALGAGHTDGFIKVIVDKGDHNRIVGMHAIGAGVTDLVAEMSLAINTEATAHDILATVHPHPTLSEVVMEAVASALGESVHI from the coding sequence ATGGCTGAAAAATTCGATCTCGTCGTCATCGGTGCCGGCCCTGGCGGCTACGTGGCCGCCCTCCGCGCGGCGCAGCTCGGTCTCAAGACCGCCTGCGTCGAGCGGGAGCGCGCCGGCGGCATCTGCTTGAACTGGGGCTGCATCCCCACCAAGGCTCTGCTCAAGTCAGCCGCGGCCATGCGGACGGTGAAACACGCAGGTGACTTCGGCATCAAGATCGGAGGCGAGATTACCTTCGACTGGACGCAGGTCATCAAGCGCAGCCGTGGGGTCTCCGACAAGCTTGCGGGGGGTGTCGAGCACCTCTTCCGCAAGTATGGTGTCGAGCACATCACGGGATCCGCCACGTTGACGGGCCGGGGCCGCATGGACGTGAAGACGGCCGGCGGCCTTCGCACCCTGGAGGCACCGCGGATCATCGTGGCCACGGGGGCACGCGCCCGCGCTCTGCCTGGCATCACGCCGGATGGCGAGCGCATCATCACCTACCGGGAAGCCATGGTGCTGCCTGAACGGCCCGATTCCGTGGTCGTCATCGGGGCCGGCGCGATTGGTTGCGAATTCGCCGACTTCTGGAATGCCTTCGGGGCCGAGGTGACCATCGTGGAAGCCGCACCTCGCATCGTGCCCGTGGAAGACGAGGAGGTGTCGGAAGCCCTCACCCGCGCCTTCAAGAAGAAGGGCATCAAGGTCAACGCGGGCTGCAAGGTCACTTCGGTGAAGGTGGAAGGCCAAAAGGTCACCACCACCTTCGAGGGTGCCAACGGTAAGAGCCAAACCGTCGTGAGCGATCGGCTTTTGCTCGCGGCCGGTGTTCAGGCCAATACGGAAGGCATGGGGCTCGAAGGCATGGGCGTGCAGCTCGACCGGGGGTTCATCAAGGCCGACCGGAGCACCTACCAAACCACCAGCCCCGGCATCTATGCCATTGGGGACTGCGCGGGCCCGCCCATGCTCGCCCACAAGGCCTCTTCCGAGGCGATCGCATGCGTGGAGAAAATGGCTGGAGCGCATCACCCAGGTGTGAACTACGGGGCGATCCCCGGTTGCACCTACTGCGAACCCGAGATTGCCTCGATTGGCAAGACGGAAAAGCAGGCCCAAGACGCAGGGCTCGACATCGCCGTGGGCCGCTTTCCCTTTTCGGTCAACGGCAAGGCGCTCGGTGCGGGACACACGGACGGCTTCATCAAGGTCATCGTCGACAAGGGCGACCACAACCGCATCGTGGGCATGCACGCCATCGGAGCGGGTGTGACGGATCTCGTGGCGGAGATGTCCCTCGCGATCAATACAGAGGCCACGGCCCACGATATCCTCGCCACGGTACACCCCCACCCCACCCTCTCTGAGGTGGTGATGGAAGCGGTTGCCAGCGCGCTGGGCGAGTCGGTTCACATTTGA
- a CDS encoding protein kinase: MAVALSDSAAVAALKPGDRLGGRYKLERLLGHGAAGQVWLGVHETIGRPVAIKVLRNESKGRAAVRFLQEARIAAQVQSRYVVSIFDFGNTPTGLLYMVMEHLHGETLGARLARAPALRVRDLIRYVCQALVGLHEVHRAGIVHRDLKPENIFLVEEGGEIFPKILDFGVSRADEGGLLGPEISKLTATGMTVGTPLYMAPEQARGKRDQLDARTDLYAIGVILYKAIAGEPPFSDQNVVDLLMAVVGAQVAPALVDVRDDVPTSLSEVVQKAMAPQQSQRPADAEELRLALALLEPQIPATLNCATGGQPLSSTDENIPFATLIPPTDMDPTMPQSLIAPATPLPRRPPRLWWVFGAGVTLLGAVALAWALTRPPPRGAPATLLPAPTPSLPVSASPARATSAPVEVTPEEKSPLPSDARRSSRPARTPVRPRATRPAERAPAVFTDPGF, from the coding sequence TTGGCAGTTGCCCTGAGTGACAGTGCCGCCGTCGCGGCCTTGAAACCGGGAGATCGGTTGGGAGGGCGCTACAAGCTGGAGCGCCTGCTCGGTCACGGTGCAGCTGGCCAGGTCTGGTTGGGGGTGCACGAGACGATTGGGCGCCCCGTGGCGATCAAGGTGCTGCGCAACGAGAGCAAAGGGCGTGCTGCCGTTCGCTTTTTGCAGGAAGCTCGGATCGCCGCGCAGGTGCAAAGCCGCTACGTCGTGAGCATTTTTGATTTTGGCAATACGCCCACGGGGCTGCTCTACATGGTGATGGAGCACCTGCACGGGGAGACGCTCGGTGCCCGGCTGGCGCGTGCGCCTGCGCTGCGGGTCAGAGACCTCATCCGTTACGTCTGCCAGGCCCTCGTTGGGCTTCACGAGGTGCACCGCGCGGGCATCGTTCACCGCGACCTCAAGCCCGAAAACATCTTTTTGGTGGAGGAAGGCGGCGAGATCTTCCCGAAGATCCTCGATTTCGGCGTCTCGCGGGCCGACGAGGGAGGTCTCTTGGGCCCCGAGATCAGCAAGCTGACCGCGACGGGCATGACCGTGGGGACGCCGCTATACATGGCACCCGAGCAGGCGCGCGGCAAACGTGACCAGCTCGACGCCCGGACGGACCTCTATGCGATCGGTGTGATCTTGTACAAGGCCATCGCAGGTGAGCCGCCCTTCTCGGATCAAAACGTGGTGGACTTGCTCATGGCGGTGGTGGGCGCCCAAGTGGCACCTGCGCTCGTCGATGTGCGCGACGACGTGCCCACATCGCTTTCGGAGGTCGTGCAAAAGGCCATGGCACCTCAGCAGTCGCAGCGTCCCGCGGACGCCGAGGAGCTGCGGCTCGCGCTGGCGCTGCTGGAGCCGCAGATCCCGGCGACCCTCAATTGTGCGACGGGCGGTCAACCCCTGTCGTCCACTGACGAAAACATCCCCTTCGCCACGTTGATCCCTCCCACGGACATGGACCCCACCATGCCCCAGAGCCTCATTGCGCCCGCGACGCCGCTCCCCCGACGACCCCCGCGGCTCTGGTGGGTCTTCGGGGCGGGGGTCACATTGTTGGGGGCTGTCGCCCTGGCTTGGGCGCTGACGAGGCCTCCCCCGCGCGGGGCCCCAGCCACGTTGCTACCCGCCCCGACGCCCAGCCTTCCTGTTTCGGCCTCGCCCGCGCGAGCCACTTCGGCCCCGGTCGAGGTGACGCCGGAGGAGAAGAGCCCTCTTCCCTCCGATGCGCGGCGCTCGTCACGCCCCGCCCGCACCCCCGTTCGTCCCCGCGCGACCAGACCTGCAGAGCGGGCCCCCGCGGTGTTCACCGATCCCGGCTTTTAG
- a CDS encoding energy transducer TonB: protein MTRKFIPQPRSSSHLGKGLFYALLLHLSSVGPLVALALVWGAREAAEREAQVDVSWETIDPATLPQDLPPLAPEPPPPAPRELRKVPRDEVAKVEPEAPPKPPEPETPPQPEPPPPPEPEAPRPPQERYHQKVVELDPDNEAPPPDQADYLANKNSRTDKETRAQDTNLEKERRGEQTSSPSTQKADRPGDDKDEIAQLEETPSKTGRRAPAVTPRAEPQAAASAHGNKPSVLSMRSNTPRTHMITPETVNPNLPLTAEGDLPMPNKSLKSLDDLEGSLGPRVDPRLRLSAQDYEYLFGEHDDAARALADKQRSTHKGRFTQRLEQGRAALENFIPEVQPGNQTALNARAAPFAAFIAAMHRTIHQLWGWGFLDDLAGRPHTDPLNNPNLLTKLEIVLGPDGTIDNVKVIRTSGLSMFDVAAVDVVHSAGPYPEPPREIHSKNGKVYLHWTFHRDERQCATFGAEPYIIDNPPAGSDQVGLANVQPRAAATRASLERLSRDPVPRARARQEEGSSAAHTHSFAHEEPPRGGADSGRAADPLARQTAEAFFQALVRGDVRQMVKQARFPFQNLSGAATPSASVLQNQLGTLVDEIPTPRKLRGVSLHTGGGLRSAGVRPPEAFATNPSTLFAVGVVSGETLIAALTPDAGAWKVAGLFR, encoded by the coding sequence GTGACGCGTAAGTTCATACCGCAGCCCCGATCGTCGTCCCATCTGGGGAAGGGCCTCTTTTATGCGTTGCTGCTTCACCTGAGCAGCGTCGGCCCTCTGGTGGCGTTGGCGCTGGTGTGGGGGGCACGAGAAGCCGCAGAACGTGAGGCGCAGGTCGACGTGTCGTGGGAGACGATCGACCCGGCAACGCTGCCCCAGGATCTGCCACCTTTGGCTCCCGAACCCCCGCCGCCCGCGCCCCGTGAGCTCCGCAAGGTCCCGCGCGACGAAGTGGCCAAGGTGGAACCCGAGGCCCCCCCAAAGCCCCCGGAGCCCGAGACGCCCCCGCAACCCGAGCCGCCTCCGCCCCCCGAGCCAGAAGCCCCGCGGCCTCCCCAGGAGCGGTACCACCAAAAGGTGGTCGAGCTCGATCCCGACAACGAAGCGCCCCCGCCCGACCAGGCGGACTACCTCGCCAACAAAAACAGCCGCACGGACAAGGAGACCCGGGCGCAAGACACGAACCTCGAAAAAGAGCGACGGGGAGAGCAGACGTCATCACCCTCCACACAAAAGGCGGACCGCCCCGGCGATGACAAGGACGAAATCGCGCAGCTCGAAGAGACACCCTCGAAAACGGGACGTCGCGCGCCTGCGGTCACGCCCAGAGCCGAGCCCCAGGCGGCGGCCTCAGCCCATGGCAACAAGCCCTCTGTGCTCTCGATGCGCAGCAACACACCGCGCACCCACATGATCACGCCCGAGACGGTCAACCCAAACCTACCGCTCACGGCAGAGGGCGACCTGCCGATGCCGAACAAGTCGTTGAAAAGCCTGGACGACCTGGAGGGTTCACTGGGTCCCCGCGTGGATCCGCGCCTCAGACTGTCGGCGCAGGACTACGAATACCTCTTTGGCGAGCATGACGACGCCGCCCGGGCCCTTGCCGACAAGCAGCGTTCCACCCACAAGGGTCGCTTCACGCAGCGGCTCGAGCAAGGGCGAGCGGCACTCGAGAACTTCATTCCCGAAGTTCAACCTGGCAACCAGACGGCGCTGAACGCACGCGCCGCGCCTTTCGCCGCGTTCATCGCGGCCATGCACAGAACCATCCACCAGCTGTGGGGCTGGGGTTTTCTCGATGATCTTGCAGGCCGCCCTCACACGGATCCCCTCAACAACCCAAACCTCCTGACGAAGCTGGAGATCGTGCTCGGACCCGATGGCACCATCGACAACGTCAAAGTGATTCGGACCTCGGGGCTTTCGATGTTCGACGTCGCGGCGGTCGACGTGGTTCACAGCGCGGGGCCCTACCCGGAGCCCCCCCGCGAGATCCACTCGAAGAACGGCAAGGTGTATTTGCACTGGACCTTTCACCGGGACGAGCGGCAATGCGCGACGTTCGGGGCCGAGCCTTACATCATCGATAATCCGCCTGCGGGCAGCGACCAGGTGGGGCTCGCGAACGTGCAACCCCGTGCCGCTGCGACGCGCGCCTCGCTCGAGAGGCTTTCGCGAGACCCCGTGCCTCGCGCCCGGGCCAGGCAAGAAGAGGGCTCTTCTGCCGCGCACACCCACTCTTTCGCCCACGAAGAACCCCCGCGGGGCGGGGCCGATTCAGGGCGCGCCGCCGATCCTCTCGCCCGCCAAACGGCGGAAGCGTTCTTTCAGGCGCTGGTGCGCGGAGACGTGCGGCAGATGGTCAAACAAGCCCGTTTCCCGTTCCAGAATCTTTCAGGGGCCGCCACCCCTTCCGCCAGCGTGCTGCAGAACCAGCTCGGAACCCTCGTCGACGAGATCCCCACGCCGCGAAAACTCCGGGGCGTCAGCCTGCACACGGGAGGGGGCCTGCGCAGTGCGGGGGTTCGCCCCCCGGAGGCCTTTGCGACCAACCCCAGCACACTCTTCGCCGTAGGCGTCGTGAGCGGAGAGACCTTGATTGCCGCACTCACGCCGGACGCAGGCGCCTGGAAGGTGGCGGGGCTTTTCCGCTGA
- a CDS encoding CPBP family intramembrane metalloprotease, producing the protein MPAPASKWSRAALVLTLYAGLGAAGFVWAALAGHPNVWRFPGRQDPQLLLGTLTGLVVGLGFVFLSRLAVHRFEWARSLHRDLRARLGPLPQSEVVVLAGASSFGEEIFFRGALLPATGIVVSSLVFALLHIGPRLRYLPWTLSSFVAGLVFGQLFVWSGDLTGPVVAHFTVNYLNLGHLRDYELR; encoded by the coding sequence ATGCCGGCTCCTGCCTCGAAGTGGTCTCGCGCCGCTCTGGTTCTGACGCTCTACGCGGGGCTCGGGGCCGCGGGGTTCGTGTGGGCGGCGCTGGCAGGGCATCCCAACGTATGGCGGTTCCCGGGACGACAGGACCCGCAACTGCTCCTGGGCACTTTGACCGGTCTGGTGGTGGGGCTGGGATTCGTCTTCCTCTCTCGCCTGGCGGTTCATCGCTTCGAATGGGCGCGTTCCCTGCACCGTGACCTCCGTGCGCGCTTGGGCCCGCTGCCCCAGTCCGAGGTGGTGGTACTTGCGGGGGCCTCATCGTTCGGTGAGGAGATCTTCTTTCGAGGTGCCTTGCTCCCCGCGACGGGCATCGTGGTGTCCAGTCTGGTCTTTGCGTTGTTGCACATCGGACCCCGCCTGCGCTACTTGCCCTGGACGCTCTCGTCCTTCGTGGCGGGGCTCGTGTTCGGCCAGCTCTTCGTGTGGTCGGGGGACCTTACCGGTCCGGTGGTGGCTCACTTCACCGTGAACTACCTCAACCTCGGACACCTGCGCGACTACGAACTGCGCTGA